From Luteococcus japonicus, one genomic window encodes:
- the prfA gene encoding peptide chain release factor 1: MFENADPLRAEFADLEHQMADPALHVDMARSRRVGRRYAELTPIIKALAEYEQVAEDLQAALELADEDPSFAAEAQELTVRREGVTERLNRLLAPRDPHDSLDALLEIKSGEGGEESALFAGDLLRMYSRYAESQGWKVELLDEQTTDLGGYKSVTVAVKAGAGAAQTPFGALKFEGGVHRVQRVPVTESQGRIHTSAAGVLVMPDVEDDDEVRIDDEDLRIDVYRSSGKGGQGVNTTDSAVRITHLPTGVVVTCQNERSQLQNKEQAMRILRSRLVALADEQAAQDASAARASQVRTVDRSERIRTYNYPENRIADHRIGFKAHNLDAVLDGDLGPLVEALQAADLAERLEQVGE; encoded by the coding sequence ATGTTCGAGAATGCCGATCCACTGCGCGCCGAGTTCGCCGATCTGGAGCACCAGATGGCAGATCCGGCGCTGCACGTTGACATGGCGCGCTCGCGGCGGGTCGGGCGACGGTATGCGGAGCTGACCCCCATCATCAAGGCGCTCGCCGAGTACGAGCAGGTGGCCGAGGATCTCCAGGCAGCCCTCGAACTGGCCGACGAGGATCCTTCCTTCGCTGCAGAGGCCCAAGAGCTCACCGTGCGGCGCGAGGGGGTCACGGAGCGGCTCAACCGCCTGCTGGCCCCGAGGGATCCACACGACAGCCTGGATGCCCTGCTGGAGATCAAGTCCGGCGAGGGCGGCGAGGAGTCGGCCCTCTTCGCCGGTGACCTGTTGCGGATGTACTCGCGCTACGCCGAGAGTCAAGGCTGGAAGGTGGAGCTCCTCGACGAGCAGACCACTGACCTGGGTGGCTACAAGAGTGTCACTGTCGCGGTGAAGGCAGGGGCCGGCGCCGCCCAGACCCCCTTCGGTGCCTTGAAGTTCGAGGGTGGTGTGCACCGGGTCCAGCGGGTGCCGGTCACCGAGAGCCAGGGCCGGATCCACACCTCTGCCGCGGGGGTGCTGGTGATGCCCGATGTGGAGGACGACGACGAGGTCAGGATCGATGACGAAGACCTGCGCATCGACGTCTACCGCTCCTCGGGCAAGGGCGGGCAGGGCGTGAACACCACGGACTCCGCGGTGCGGATCACCCACCTTCCCACCGGCGTCGTGGTGACCTGCCAGAACGAGCGTTCGCAGCTGCAGAACAAGGAACAGGCCATGCGGATCCTGCGCTCCCGCCTGGTGGCCTTGGCCGATGAGCAGGCCGCACAGGATGCCTCCGCGGCGCGCGCCTCGCAGGTGCGCACAGTGGACCGCAGCGAGCGGATCCGCACCTACAACTATCCGGAGAACCGGATAGCCGACCACCGGATCGGCTTCAAGGCGCACAATCTCGACGCAGTCCTCGACGGGGACCTGGGCCCGCTGGTGGAGGCCCTGCAGGCGGCAGACCTCGCGGAGCGCCTCGAGCAGGTGGGGGAGTGA